In the genome of Panthera uncia isolate 11264 chromosome B3 unlocalized genomic scaffold, Puncia_PCG_1.0 HiC_scaffold_1, whole genome shotgun sequence, one region contains:
- the PLCB2 gene encoding 1-phosphatidylinositol 4,5-bisphosphate phosphodiesterase beta-2 isoform X9 has product MSLLNPVLLPPKVKAYLSQGERFIKWDDETTIASPVILRVDPKGYYLYWTYQSKEIEFLDITSIRDTRFGKFAKIPKSQKLRDVFNMDFPDNNFLLKTLTVVSGPDMVDLTFHNFVSYKENVGQNWAEDVLALVKHPLTANASRSTFLDKILVKLKMQLNPEGKIPVKNFFQMFPADRKRVEAALSSCHLPKGKNDAINPEDFPESVYKSFLMSLCPRPEIDEIFTSYHAKAKPYMTKEHLTKFINQKQRDSRLNSLLFPPARPDQVRGLIDKYEPSAINVQRGQLSPEGMVWFLCGPENSVLAQDKLILYQDMTQPLNHYFINSSHNTYLTAGQFSGLSSAEMYRQVLLAGCRCVELDCWKGRPPDEEPIITHGFTMTTDIYFKEAIEAIAESAFKTSPYPVILSFENHVDSPRQQAKMAEYCRTMFGDMLLTEPLEKFPLKPGIPLPSPEDLRGKILIKNKKNQFSGPASPSKEPGGEADGDCPPSASVGEGTAWAGEEGTEPEEEEVEEEEELGSLNEEEIKKMQSDEGTAGLEVTAYEEMSSLVNYIQPTKFISFEFSARDLWPVPVRTQCAHLCRSGAVWPSWGPQEALSHQAVTQCQLYQSCLEGGALCL; this is encoded by the exons ATGTCTCTGCTCAACCCTGTCCTGCTGCCCCCCAAGGTGAAGGCTTATCTGAGCCAAGGGGAGCGCTTCATCAAATGGGACgat GAAACCACAATAGCCTCCCCGGTTATCCTCCGGGTGGATCCCAAGGGCTACTACTTATATTGGACATATCAGAGTAAG GAGATAGAGTTTCTGGATATCACCAGCATCAGGGATACTCGCTTTGGGAAGTTTGCCAAGATACCCAAG AGCCAGAAGCTCCGGGATGTCTTCAACATGGACTTTCCTGACAACAACTTCCTGCTAAAGACACTCACTGTGGTGTCTGGCCCTGACATGGTGGACCTCACCTTCCACAACTTTGTCTCCTACAAGGAGAACGTGGGCCAG AACTGGGCTGAAGATGTACTGGCTCTGGTCAAGCACCCGCTGACAGCCAATGCCTCTCGCAGCACCTTCCTGGACAAAAT CCTGGTAAAGCTCAAGATGCAGCTCAATCCCGAAGGGAAGATTCCTGTGAAGAA TTTTTTCCAGATGTTTCCTGCTGACCGCAAGCGGGTGGAAGCTGCCCTCAGCTCCTGCCACCTCCCCAAAGGCAAG AATGATGCCATCAATCCTGAGGACTTCCCAGAATCCGTCTACAAGAGTTTCCTCATGAGCCTCTGTCCTCGGCCAGAAATAGATGAGATCTTCACTTCCTA CCATGCCAAGGCCAAGCCCTACATGACCAAGGAGCACCTGACCAAATTCATCAACCAGAAACAGAGGGACTCCCGCCTCAACTCTTTGCTGTTTCCGCCCGCCCGGCCTGACCAAGTGCGGGGCCTCATCGACAAGTACGAGCCCAGTGCAATCAACGTGCAGAGGG GCCAGCTGTCACCTGAGGGCATGGTGTGGTTTCTCTGTGGGCCGGAGAACAGTGTGCTGGCCCAGGACAAGCTGATACTCTACCAAGACATGACACAGCCACTCAACCATTACTTCATCAACTCCTCACACAACACCTACCTGACAG CTGGCCAGTTCTCTGGCCTTTCCTCGGCAGAGATGTACCGCCAGGTGCTGCTGGCTGGCTGTCGCTGCGTGGAGCTGGACTGCTGGAAGGGCAGGCCCCCTGATGAGGAGCCCATCATCACCCACGGCTTTACCATGACCACAGACATCTATTTCAAG gaagcaaTTGAAGCCATTGCAGAAAGTGCTTTTAAGACCTCCCCCTATCCTGTCATCCTGTCATTTGAAAACCATGTGGACTC ACCCCGCCAACAGGCCAAGATGGCTGAGTATTGCCGGACGATGTTTGGGGACATGCTACTCACAGAGCCCCTGGAAAAGTTCCCA cTGAAACCAGGcatccccctgcccagccccgaGGATCTCCGAGGCAAGATCCTCATCAAGAACAAAAAGAACCAGTTTTCTGGCCCAGCATCCCCCAGCAAGGAGCCGGGTGGGGAGGCTGACGGCGACTGCCCACCCAGTGCCTCTGTGGGTGAGGGCACAG CGTGGGCTGGTGAAGAAGGAACAGAGccggaggaggaagaggtggaagaggaggaggagttggGAAGCCTGAATGAGGAAGAGATCAAGAAGATGCAGTCGGACGAG GGCACAGCGGGCCTGGAGGTGACAGCTTATGAGGAGATGTCCAGCCTAGTGAATTACATTCAACCCACCAAGTTCATCTCCTTTGAGTTCTCTGCCC
- the INAFM2 gene encoding putative transmembrane protein INAFM2: MKERDAAPAERGKPATYTGDKKAKMAAKTNKKWVRLATVFAYVLSVSLAAIVLAVYYSLIWQPVGAGTSGGAAGPPPGGSNATGPSGTSGAAAEPNATGSSRREAPRDAPPLQAARPLPPEPSADSPPAGPLERPRGPEEDEEEAAAAPGSR; encoded by the coding sequence ATGAAGGAGCGCGACGCGGCCCCGGCCGAGCGGGGCAAGCCGGCCACCTACACCGGGGACAAGAAGGCGAAGATGGCGGCCAAGACCAACAAGAAGTGGGTCCGGCTCGCCACCGTGTTTGCCTACGTGCTCTCCGTGTCGCTGGCCGCCATCGTGCTCGCCGTCTACTACAGCCTCATCTGGCAGCCGGTGGGCGCCGGGACCTCGGGGGGAGCCGCCGGCCCGCCCCCCGGCGGCTCCAACGCCACCGGCCCGTCCGGGACTTCGGGGGCAGCGGCCGAGCCCAATGCCACAGGGTCGTCCCGCCGCGAGGCACCGCGCGACGCGCCCCCGCTGCAGGCGGCGCGGCCCTTGCCTCCGGAGCCCTCTGCAGACAGTCCCCCGGCCGGGCCGCTGGAGCGGCCGCGGGGAccggaggaggacgaggaggaagcGGCGGCGGCGCCCGGGAGTCGTTGA